A stretch of Microbulbifer bruguierae DNA encodes these proteins:
- a CDS encoding PepSY-associated TM helix domain-containing protein — protein sequence MKFSLSPALVKSSLASHSWVGLLVGFLMYLICVSGSLVVFSGYLKRWEQPAVAEYQTLAPAAATAAYQELLARKPDISGDILMMLPRDDQPRGMLVSAGGVYYLNEDGSRGSDIATPWSNSMVGLHDALHIPSDWGEILVSVVGVMLCSLIVSGFLAHPRIFRDAFNFRLGGSRHLEQADIHNRLSVWGAPFHLLIGVTGAWFGLAILMYTLFGNVFFDGDRDAAIASIHGAAPTLDQQVQVADVGRALHTMETLAPDARPIYFNVENANSPAQYILLGAQHPDRLIYVEQYRFDQQGNFLDKVGYSDGEPGKQVLFSLYRLHFGHFGGLPVMILYVVFGIALAVVSVTGINIWLVKRKKRDFINNLWTGLVWGTPPAMAISALAALLLHSGAAGYFWLPLIVAVALGLWLDNELRTSAWLQFATAALLALLIAVHIALFKSAALAGAGLAVNLVFAGVALWIVWLGLRTNAKFRRAVQTY from the coding sequence ATGAAATTCAGCCTCTCTCCCGCACTGGTCAAAAGCTCCCTGGCAAGCCATTCCTGGGTTGGCCTGTTGGTGGGCTTCCTGATGTATCTGATCTGTGTGTCCGGCAGCCTTGTGGTGTTTTCCGGCTATCTGAAACGCTGGGAGCAGCCAGCGGTGGCGGAGTACCAGACACTGGCGCCTGCGGCGGCAACCGCGGCGTACCAGGAACTGCTGGCCCGCAAGCCGGATATTTCCGGAGATATCCTGATGATGCTGCCGCGGGACGATCAGCCCCGGGGCATGCTGGTCTCCGCCGGCGGGGTCTACTACCTGAATGAAGACGGCAGCCGCGGCAGTGATATTGCCACGCCCTGGAGTAATTCCATGGTGGGCCTGCACGATGCGTTGCATATACCCAGTGACTGGGGGGAAATTCTCGTCAGCGTGGTGGGGGTGATGCTGTGCAGTCTGATCGTCTCTGGATTTCTCGCGCACCCGCGGATTTTCCGCGATGCGTTTAATTTCCGCCTCGGTGGCTCGCGGCACCTCGAACAGGCCGATATTCACAATCGTCTGAGCGTATGGGGCGCACCCTTCCATCTGCTGATCGGCGTGACCGGGGCCTGGTTCGGTCTCGCTATCCTGATGTATACCCTGTTCGGAAATGTGTTTTTCGACGGCGACCGCGATGCCGCTATCGCATCCATTCACGGGGCCGCACCAACGCTGGATCAACAGGTGCAGGTGGCGGATGTCGGCCGCGCGCTGCATACCATGGAAACGCTCGCTCCGGATGCACGTCCGATCTATTTCAACGTGGAGAATGCGAATTCCCCCGCGCAGTACATCCTGCTCGGTGCCCAGCATCCTGACCGCCTGATCTATGTCGAGCAGTATCGCTTCGACCAGCAGGGGAATTTCCTGGATAAAGTCGGTTACTCCGATGGCGAGCCCGGCAAGCAGGTGTTGTTTTCCCTGTACCGTCTGCACTTCGGGCATTTCGGCGGCCTGCCGGTGATGATCCTGTACGTGGTATTCGGCATCGCCCTGGCGGTGGTGTCAGTGACCGGTATCAATATCTGGCTGGTGAAGCGCAAAAAACGGGATTTCATCAATAACCTCTGGACCGGGCTGGTGTGGGGCACGCCGCCGGCGATGGCGATTTCCGCACTGGCGGCGCTGCTATTGCACAGTGGTGCTGCCGGCTATTTCTGGTTGCCGCTGATCGTCGCCGTTGCTCTGGGGTTGTGGCTGGACAATGAACTGCGCACAAGCGCCTGGCTGCAGTTCGCCACCGCCGCGCTGCTGGCGTTGCTGATTGCCGTGCATATCGCGCTGTTCAAAAGCGCCGCATTGGCCGGGGCGGGTCTCGCAGTAAATCTGGTGTTTGCCGGGGTCGCACTATGGATTGTGTGGCTGGGGCTGAGGACGAATGCGAAATTCAGGCGAGCTGTTCAGACGTACTGA